Part of the Debaryomyces hansenii CBS767 chromosome C complete sequence genome is shown below.
ataaaatcGAAGAGAAGAACTTTCAAATGTTGCGTGATGAGCATGCTGAAATTTCGCAACTGAATGAAGTAGAATATAGCTCGTTTGGTAATGACTCGATAATTCAGTTACGTAAAGATTTACTTTCGTATATTGAGGAAAATAGATTGGATATGGATAAGACCCCAGAATCGATTCTTATCagattgaaattaattgagaCTTACGGTATGGATACTAATGATATTAAGTTGGCATTGGCAAAATACCACACATACCAAACCCATGAGAAATTTggtattgaatttatcCAACATAAACTAATTCAATCATTTTGTTTCCAAGCTATAAAAGAGAGCAACGAgcattatttaaaaatagCAGAAACATTACTTACTGTTGAAAACATTCCAATCAAAGTATTACAATGTTACATAATGGCCAATTCCGAGTTTAACATCGATAAATCTCTAGAAGTCTACAACgattatattcaaaatgtttCTAGATCTGTTAATGAACATAGTGGAAGATCTCCATCTGGTCTATTGACTGAGTCATTAATGTTATGTAATTTGTATCATAACGATAGAGAATTCGCTTATTTACTATTTGATAAAGCGGTTGCGAATGGCATATTGTCTGATGAACTTGAAATAGCCACAGTtaagaaattattcaagGTTTACGGTGACTCATTTGTTGAAGACAATTGGGATGCTGCAAAGCCTATCTTGAAAAGGTACATCTTAGACTCTATTAGGTCCTTGTAAATAACTTGTATAGCAAATAGACCAAGATTATGATATTTGATGCGAAATTACTTAACTTACAAAAAAGGAAATTTAAGCGCTATTGAGTCATAAGTCAGGTGAACAACGATTCATACtctaatatatatattcattgaaATGTTCATTGATTTAGGTTAATACAATACAAGTATAACATTTTTAATAGAAACAATATGTCAAGCCCTGTTACTTTACATTTAAGAGCCGAAACCAAGCCATTGGAAGCTAGAGCTGCTTTAACTCCCTCAACTACTAAGCAATTATTAGATGCTGGGTTTAAGGTATATGTTGAAAAGAGTTCCCAATCAACATTTGATGCtgatgaatatgaaaaggTTGGTGCTACCATTGTACCAGAAGGATCTTGGAAGGAAGCTCCTAAAGacagaataatttttggATTAAAGGAATTACCAGAAGACGAAACCTTCCCATTAGTACATGAACACATTCAATTTGCTCATTGTTATAAAGACCAAGGTGGATGGAAAGATGTTTTAAGGAGGTTTCCAGAAGGTAAAGGTACCTTATATGATTTAGAATTTTTGGAAAATGATCAAGGTAGAAGAGTTGCAGCCTTTGGATTTTACGCAGGCTTTGCAGGTGCTGCCATTGGGGTAATGGATTGGGCTTTCAAGCAAACCCACtctgataatgaagatttacGTGGAGTCACCCCATACccaaatgaagatgaattaattgctGATGTCAAGAAGGTGCTAGATGAagcattgaaaaagaatggAGGTGAATACCCACAATGTTTAGTCATTGGTGCTTTAGGTAGATGTGGATCTGGTGCTCTTGACTTCTTCAAGAAGGTTGGCATTCCAGATGAAAAGCTCATTAAATGGGATATGAAAGAAACTGCTAAAGGTGGACCATTCCaagaaattgttcaatCTGACATATTCGTCAACTGTATTTACTTATCCCAACCAATTCCACCATTTATCGATTACGAAGGCTTAAATGTTCCTGACAGAAAATTGAGAACCATCGTTGATGTCTCTGCTGATACTACTAACCCTCACAACCCAATTCCTGTCTACAGTATTGCAACTGTCTTTAATGATCCAACAGTCCCAGTTGAAACTAGTGCCGGTCCAAAATTGTCCGTCTGCTCAATTGACCACTTACCTTCATTGTTACCAAGAGAAGCCTCAGAATTCTTTGCTAAGGACTTAATGCCTTCATTGCTAGAATTACCAAATAGAGATACTTCTCCTGTTTGGGTCAGAGCTAAGCAATTGTTTGACAAACACGTTGCCAGATTAGATTGAATGTCAATCAACGTACATATATTTTCGCTACTTTAATTACAAATTTCCGTTTATACTAAATAtaacaaattaaatattttgattaattatatctatattcTACTCTAAGGTAACACTGACCTTTGTcttcttatttttctttcccTTCTTCTTACCTTTCAACATGACcttcttgatttcttcaCCATCTGTTTCGTATTCTGATTCCGCATCGTCTTTTTCTGGAATCTCATTGTAACGTCTTTTCATAGTCGAGGATTTTTCAACGGTCTCAGGACATGTTACCACACAGTTTAATCTTTCACCACTGTCATAAATAGCCACTTGATCTCTAACGGATTCTGATACGTCCCATATAACAATCTTACCATCGGATGAGACCGATACTAAATACGGAATATCATTTGTTTCAACTGGATGGTGGATCAATGATAAGTCCTTAATACGATTAGTATGTCCTCTTAATGTAAAAACTGGTGAAATGCTTTCAGGTTTAGCTTCCCAGATCTTCTTTTCGTCAGCTTCTGGTTCTCTTTGTGTAGTCAATTGCTCATTGAAgtcaaagaaatcaatgCACCCATTACTATGGCCTGTAACAAGCCATTCCTTTCCTTCTATAGATAAATCTTCCATACACATCAAAGTCGAATCGAActtgatttttttaatgattttagCATTCGAAGTTTCGTAGACTAATAATTGGTTTAATAAACCTACCATAAAGTACTTACCATCCTGCGACCACCTCACGTATTCACCACATTGTCCTAAATGATCTCTACCCTTGATTTTCAAAACAGCTGCTTTTTTAGCAGTCATTAAATTCCATAACCTGATAGTTTGATCTTGTGAGACCGAAATAGCAACACGACCAGATGGATGAATAGCCAAATCATTGACACGACCCTGATGGCCTTTTAAAGTACTGAAAGTCTCCCAGTCTTTAGTTCTccatattataatttttccGTCTTCAGACCCAGACAAGAGCCATTTCCCAGACTTATCAGTTGACTCATGTTTCTGTGACTCGTCTGAAATACCTTCGTTGGAGAATTTTAACGTGGTCACAGTCCCCTGGTGACTCAACAAGGTTCCTAGttcttttctcttttgtAAATCGTATATTCTGATATGTTCATCATTTGATCCAGTTACCAAATACCTCTTTgctaaatcaattgatttaatcGAGAGCGAATGTGcctgaaaatgaaatactGGTTGAAAGACCGGCTgagatttattaaaaaggACAGATAAACACAATAAGTTGTGTTCGTAAGACCCTACCATGATACGAAATTGCACATTCTTAGTTGGTTTAGAAATTTCTGGCTGTTTCTCTACTTCAGTAACCTCTGAATGTTTTACCTCTTCATCCTTAAACTTTTGGtcattgattttgaccTTTTTGGAACCCTTAGAACCCATATTACAATATCTATTTCCAATATTAGCAATTACGTCCCATCTAGAATAGTAATCTTTTCTATAGCGATGAGccaaaaattccaaatgtCGCATCTCATCAATTTTGCGACATTCACCATCAGTGGTTtgttttgataatatttgcGGCAAGCATTATGATCAAGTCTATACTCTAGCGATTCGGTAAAAGATATCGTATATTATCCATACTGTTAGAACGTCTTAGGGTGAAAGACATTGAAGACCCCAATAAGAGAAAAATGGTGCAAAATCAGAGAACACCATCACAACATAATTCTACCCTTTTCATTTCACCAGTTATCAATAATCGCCGACAAGATTTATTCATTACTCCTCCAAACCCACCAACAACATTATTCGATACACCAGGATCCAATCATTCGCtgtttttcaatttagAAAAGTCCAATTTGCATGAAGAACAGAAACAGGTGCATGATGTCGAACCACTTACACAAGCAGAAAAGTTGAGACTATGGAGACACGACGCATTGATGCAGCATCATTATACCACGGCTGAATATATAGGAGACAAAGTTTTGGCGTTGACAGACGATCCAAATGATGCATTTTGGCTTGCGCAGGTGTATTTTAACAGTGGAAATTATTTGAGAGCAAAGCATCTCTTGACCAGTAAGCCCGAATTCGAAAAGTCTGTCAGTTGTCGATATTTGGCAGCGTATTGTCtattaaaattagaattatgGGACGATGCGCTCGACTTAATAGGAGAATCTAATCCATTTAGGAAGGATGATAATTATCAGGTAAGGAATAGTGATGGAGGGATTAAATTGGAGGCGTCAATGTGCTATTTAAGAGGTCTTATATATGCCAATCaaaacaattttgaaaaagcaAAAGAATCGTATAAGGAGGCGGTTTTGGTTGATGTCAAGTGTTATGAAGCTTTTAATGAGttgatatcaaataatttgatgACTCCAAGTGAAGAATGGGCATTTATAActtcattgaattataGAGATGCGGACGATAACGATGaacttattaaattattatacacAACCAATTTAagcaaatatttgaatgttcaaaaatttgaagaagcagaaaACATTTTGAAAGACGAATATGACTTGGGAGAGAATTGTGATATTCTATTGAGCAAAGCTGATTATCTTTACGTCCAATGTAATTTTGACGAATGTTTGGCTACGTatgaaaaaattttatcaaaggATCCttataatttcaatgtATTGCCGAATTATTTGAGTTGCTTACATGAGCTTGGAGGGAAGAATAAACTATTCTTAAAGGCGCATCAATTGGCTGAGAATCATCCTAATAACCCAATGACCTGGTTATCAATTGGAGTATACTACTTATCTATAAATAAGATTATTGAAGcaagaaaatttttcagtaaaGCAACTTTATTAAATCCTAACTTTGGCCATGCCTGGATAGGATTTGCCCACACGTTTGCTGCAGAGGGTGAACATGAACAAGCTATAAGTGCTTATGCGTTCGCTGCTAGATTGTTTCCTGGTTCACACTTACCCAACTTATTTTTGGGCATGCAACATCTCCAGATGAATAATCTAAACTTATCAGAAGAATACTTAATCGTTTCGTCCCAGATATGTAACTCGGACCCCTTGGTTCTAAATGAGATAGGAGtcattaatttttataAGAATGATTTGATGAAAGCTGAACTTTATTTCCAAGAGGCACTAGGAGCTGCTAAGCATTTGAACTCTGATTCTAAAATCTGGATTTCGATACACGCTAATTTGGGCCACGTCTTCAGAAAAGGTAATCGCCCTTACAAGGCATTGGAATGCTTCAATCAGGTATTGAAGATCAGCCATACGAATGATTCCAACATTTTATCAGCTATGGGGCTCATCTATTTGAAATTAGGAAATGTTTTCAAAGCGATAGACACGCTTCATGATGCACTCGCTATTTCGCCGTCTGATCCAGTGGCTTCCGATCTTTTGAAACGGGCCTTGGAGTCCAACAAAACGAATAGTTCACTATTTTTGACCCATACGAGCGATaagttattagaattaaacaTGCCAACGTTGCAATACAGATCCCGGAAAAACAAGTCAAAATCAAGTCAGCATCTTGCTGATATCAcaacttcaaataataagcTTATGACACcgataaataataagacAAAGAACTTGCCGAACGCACCAAGAAGAGATGACGTGCTTCCAGATAGCTTTACTCTGAGAGACTATAGTGACCTGGTTGAGGCAGGCGACGTAAATCTGGTTGCGCATGATTTGAGAAAAGGAGAGGAATCTAGtgacgaagatgatgaagtaATGGATATAGAGAGTGATTagtagtatatatatatatatatagtagTAACGAATATAATGTgcataattttttttaattgtttcGTACCTTATTATCACCTGATTGCAACATACGCTAAATTCTAAAATAGGTACaaaactaataataaacaataatacaataGATTAACAGTAGTTTAGTCGTCTAAATAAAATCGGAAAATCCTTATTAAGATAAGTCATATCATATTGATTTAGGTGCTTCTATAGAATTTCTCTTGTTTGGAACTAGAGAATTAATCTACACTTCATCCTTAGCATACCGGAGTGAATCGCCCCTGCATTAGTACCATCATAAAATCCAATATTTAACCAACCAATGAACCATTGAAGTTATGAATACACTTTCAGCGatatctaataataaacaatCAAAAGAACTTCAAATATTAAACATAAACTTTAATCAGGATCAAGGATGTTTTGCCGTGGGTCACGAATATGGGTTTCTAGTCTATAATACCAATCCCATTGACATAAGAGTAAAgagaaatttcaatataaatgGGCATGGCTCAGGGATTGCACATATTACAATGCTTCATAGGACCAATTATTTAGCATTAGTGGGAGGAGGGAAAAACCCCAAGtttgcaaataataaattggtGATCTGGGATGATTTAAAACGAAAGAACAGtttgaatttggaatttatGAGTCCAGTGCTTAATGTTCtattatcaagaattaGAATAATCGTGGTTTTAAAGAATCAGGTTCTAGTATATGGTTTTTCATCGCCGCCGAAGAAATTTGCTACGTACGAAACAATAGAGAATGAATTCGGTTTAGCTGACCTATCGGTCAATTTTACTAATTCAATAGGCAACAATTTGTCTAcgtctaattcttcaatttcttctttggttTCGAACCAAGTATCATATGACAGTAACAAATATCAAACCCTTGCATTCCCTGGTCGGTCGATTGGCCAAATCCAAATAGTTGACGTATCACCATCAGGTCAAGAAAAGAACTTAGTAAGTATAATAAAAGCGCATAAGTCAAAAATTCGGTGTCTTGCGCTTAACCGATCTGGTACCTTAGTGGCTTCGGCATCTGAAACTGGTACCATCATAAGAGTTCATTCTACTCATAATACAGCGTTGTTATATGAATTTAGGAGAGGTTTAGACAGAGCCATAGTAACTTCCATGAAATTTTCGCACgatgattcaaaattagCTGTCTTATCAGACAAGAATACTTTGCATGTTTATAACGTCTCTCCGTTGAATACGAGTCTGGGAGCAACTAGTGATCTTGTAACTCATAACGAAACTTACCCTGTAAATAGACTGCATTTATTAGGAAGCATTGCTTTTCCTATTCCGATTCCAAAGTATTTCAAATCCACATGGTCATTCTGCTCCGttaatacaaataaatatcatCCAAGTGGTTCTGATAATGATACCATCAATGATGTGGGGATAATTGGATGGTCTGGGAATGACAGTatcataataatttggcaaaacaaaaaaatatgGGAGAAATATgttattgttgaaaaacGTAACAAGTACCTAGGagatattaatgatggGTTAAACACCAGTCATCAAGGAAGTTCTAACTGGGAGCTTGTGAGATTTAATTGGAAAaatcttgataatttagaCTGAACTATGtacatcattatttaattatttacaCGCAGAACTTACTAATTGGAAGAAACAAAGTCATTTACATACTATTTAATCAACGATTTCGCATAGTATAGGTTCGTAgaatttcttctctttttcaGATTGAACACTTTCCCACTTTCTGCCATGGAAATTTCGAACAAATCTCTGAGCATTGTCCTTATTAGCGAATCTAATTAGATTCAAATGCACTTGGTTTATAGGATCATTCACAATTGTAGTAAAACAATTTGAGAATTTTGCTAACGGTGCTAGTTCGTAATCCCACAATAACTTCGGTAATGCATGTTTCGATAACCCAAACGGTAAATTTCGTACTAAAACCAGGGCAACACGGCTATTGGTGTCAATTAAATCGATTATTGGGCCGTACAAAGGATCCAGGTCAAGATACTcgtaattttcaatcttctttttctccAAATTCATGATTTGCGTTATTATGGAAGACTTATAGGGTGAATGCTGAAAGATATTCTGTATTGGAGTGTTTCCAATAGTTTTCTCTATTCGTATTTTATGGTTATGCAACAACTCATTTATCGAACTATCCAATAGCGGTGACGACAtgtatttcaattcatttgcCGTTGCCCcaacaaattcaaagttCAAATCGAACCCATTAATCTGCTTGTCTATCGTCTCCAACCAATACACACATGCATGCTTATAATTGGGAAATATAAGGTAGTAGGCACCGGTGGGCAAAAGGTTTATCGGATTTCGAGCCTTCACTACCTTAAACTGTATTCCCTTCCGGAGTTCGTCCGATAAGTAGTACTTCCGTTCTCGATTAATCGGGTATATATTGTAGAAATCATTATAACTGATAAACGAATTCTGGCAGttgaatttcaagatatttgaTTTCCTTCGTGCTGCATTGGTTTTGGGCAAATCCTCCACCGCCGTCTCCAACGGTTTCTGTTTCCAT
Proteins encoded:
- a CDS encoding DEHA2C07018p (highly similar to uniprot|P38998 Saccharomyces cerevisiae YIR034c LYS1 saccharopine dehydrogenase), whose protein sequence is MSSPVTLHLRAETKPLEARAALTPSTTKQLLDAGFKVYVEKSSQSTFDADEYEKVGATIVPEGSWKEAPKDRIIFGLKELPEDETFPLVHEHIQFAHCYKDQGGWKDVLRRFPEGKGTLYDLEFLENDQGRRVAAFGFYAGFAGAAIGVMDWAFKQTHSDNEDLRGVTPYPNEDELIADVKKVLDEALKKNGGEYPQCLVIGALGRCGSGALDFFKKVGIPDEKLIKWDMKETAKGGPFQEIVQSDIFVNCIYLSQPIPPFIDYEGLNVPDRKLRTIVDVSADTTNPHNPIPVYSIATVFNDPTVPVETSAGPKLSVCSIDHLPSLLPREASEFFAKDLMPSLLELPNRDTSPVWVRAKQLFDKHVARLD
- a CDS encoding DEHA2C07040p (similar to uniprot|P20484 Saccharomyces cerevisiae YKL021c MAK11), encoding MRHLEFLAHRYRKDYYSRWDVIANIGNRYCNMGSKGSKKVKINDQKFKDEEVKHSEVTEVEKQPEISKPTKNVQFRIMVGSYEHNLLCLSVLFNKSQPVFQPVFHFQAHSLSIKSIDLAKRYLVTGSNDEHIRIYDLQKRKELGTLLSHQGTVTTLKFSNEGISDESQKHESTDKSGKWLLSGSEDGKIIIWRTKDWETFSTLKGHQGRVNDLAIHPSGRVAISVSQDQTIRLWNLMTAKKAAVLKIKGRDHLGQCGEYVRWSQDGKYFMVGLLNQLLVYETSNAKIIKKIKFDSTLMCMEDLSIEGKEWLVTGHSNGCIDFFDFNEQLTTQREPEADEKKIWEAKPESISPVFTLRGHTNRIKDLSLIHHPVETNDIPYLVSVSSDGKIVIWDVSESVRDQVAIYDSGERLNCVVTCPETVEKSSTMKRRYNEIPEKDDAESEYETDGEEIKKVMLKGKKKGKKNKKTKVSVTLE
- a CDS encoding DEHA2C07062p (similar to uniprot|P09798 Saccharomyces cerevisiae YKL022c CDC16 subunit of anaphase-promoting complex), yielding MVQNQRTPSQHNSTLFISPVINNRRQDLFITPPNPPTTLFDTPGSNHSSFFNLEKSNLHEEQKQVHDVEPLTQAEKLRLWRHDALMQHHYTTAEYIGDKVLALTDDPNDAFWLAQVYFNSGNYLRAKHLLTSKPEFEKSVSCRYLAAYCLLKLELWDDALDLIGESNPFRKDDNYQVRNSDGGIKLEASMCYLRGLIYANQNNFEKAKESYKEAVLVDVKCYEAFNELISNNLMTPSEEWAFITSLNYRDADDNDELIKLLYTTNLSKYLNVQKFEEAENILKDEYDLGENCDILLSKADYLYVQCNFDECLATYEKILSKDPYNFNVLPNYLSCLHELGGKNKLFLKAHQLAENHPNNPMTWLSIGVYYLSINKIIEARKFFSKATLLNPNFGHAWIGFAHTFAAEGEHEQAISAYAFAARLFPGSHLPNLFLGMQHLQMNNLNLSEEYLIVSSQICNSDPLVLNEIGVINFYKNDLMKAELYFQEALGAAKHLNSDSKIWISIHANLGHVFRKGNRPYKALECFNQVLKISHTNDSNILSAMGLIYLKLGNVFKAIDTLHDALAISPSDPVASDLLKRALESNKTNSSLFLTHTSDKLLELNMPTLQYRSRKNKSKSSQHLADITTSNNKLMTPINNKTKNLPNAPRRDDVLPDSFTSRDYSDSVEAGDVNSVAHDLRKGEESSDEDDEVMDIESD
- a CDS encoding DEHA2C07084p (similar to uniprot|P50079 Saccharomyces cerevisiae YGR223c HSV2 Phosphatidylinositol 3 5-bisphosphate - binding protein), which produces MNTLSAISNNKQSKELQILNINFNQDQGCFAVGHEYGFLVYNTNPIDIRVKRNFNINGHGSGIAHITMLHRTNYLALVGGGKNPKFANNKLVIWDDLKRKNSLNLEFMSPVLNVLLSRIRIIVVLKNQVLVYGFSSPPKKFATYETIENEFGLADLSVNFTNSIGNNLSTSNSSISSLVSNQVSYDSNKYQTLAFPGRSIGQIQIVDVSPSGQEKNLVSIIKAHKSKIRCLALNRSGTLVASASETGTIIRVHSTHNTALLYEFRRGLDRAIVTSMKFSHDDSKLAVLSDKNTLHVYNVSPLNTSSGATSDLVTHNETYPVNRSHLLGSIAFPIPIPKYFKSTWSFCSVNTNKYHPSGSDNDTINDVGIIGWSGNDSIIIIWQNKKIWEKYVIVEKRNKYLGDINDGLNTSHQGSSNWELVRFNWKNLDNLD
- a CDS encoding DEHA2C07106p (similar to CA2464|IPF8727 Candida albicans), with translation MSSKLSKGASNRLLNLLYTTTSTEIATKVPIVSKYLYQQDETLTNEKPNEKAKGSILDGLMENEWKQKPLETAVEDLPKTNAARRKSNILKFNCQNSFISYNDFYNIYPINRERKYYLSDELRKGIQFKVVKARNPINLLPTGAYYLIFPNYKHACVYWLETIDKQINGFDLNFEFVGATANELKYMSSPLLDSSINELLHNHKIRIEKTIGNTPIQNIFQHSPYKSSIITQIMNLEKKKIENYEYLDSDPLYGPIIDLIDTNSRVASVLVRNLPFGLSKHALPKLLWDYELAPLAKFSNCFTTIVNDPINQVHLNLIRFANKDNAQRFVRNFHGRKWESVQSEKEKKFYEPILCEIVD